Genomic DNA from Prunus persica cultivar Lovell chromosome G1, Prunus_persica_NCBIv2, whole genome shotgun sequence:
TTTACGAAATCTAACGACAAAGACCATTTGTGATCGCACATAttaaccttgaggaccacgaGTGACACAAAAATACATTAAgaatgcaatctgatagttttaTAAACCTTAggggacgttttgtgataataagcctaattttattattgtttcacAAGTACAAGTTATAATAGTTTTATGTCCAAGATTCCAAAGCCTTGCATGTTTGCGAGCCAGCTACTTTTGCAAGTTCCTCTGCAGATTTCTTGTGATAataacttcaattttatttaccGAAAAGAGAAGATTATAACTTCAATTTAACTGgcaacttttcttttatgtttaaatttcataaacaaCTCCTATATAAAATGCTGAACTAAAATCAATGCTTATAAAATTTGTAACATATGATCAAATAAAGTACCATAGGTGtggctttttccaaagaaaaaaaacattccaTCTCAATCCCACAACAATGTCTTCCTTTTTTCTAACCCTCAGTCGTAGGTAATGAAGAAGATAATGATATTAAGGggataaaaaaaagtcaattACTGTTTGTAGTATTAGAAAACATGTAAAAGAGGCTTTCCGCAGCATTTTTATTTCACAATAACATGGCTATGACATTGCACCAAAGACAACATGCATAAGTGAACAAACCAAATAGAGCGAACTACAGACATAACTGCAGTTGAAAAGTATCACCAAACTTCAGGGCGCAACTCGCCAGTTGCTGGGGGCATCCATCTCCCAGAGTTGTAGACACTCGCACCAACTTTCCAATTAGGCACATCCTTCATAACTTCGGCCTCATAATCAAGGTACTTTTTCCACTCTTTGACAAATCTAAAGAAGCAGTACAGACAATCATGAGGATCTTTTTACTTCGAATTCAGCAAGATGAATATTACAGGCATGAGACATATGAACGAAAGGGTCAACCAACAGTataatctttttacctttcatcttcttcagcttGAAGCACCGGGAGTATTGCTCTGCGAGCAGCATACTTTTCAGCCTTAATGGCCCTACATAAAGCAAATTTTTTAAGCAAATAATATACCATATAAAAGAAATCCTCAATGAGAACAAATAGTAGTGTCCCCTTAcccaaataataaattatgttTTCACATGCACCGGCAAAAaccaagcaaaaattaaatgaaattgCAGAAAATCTTGCTAATATTTGCTTCTACGATCTACCCAATCACATTCCCACTCAAAAATTGAAGTCAAAGGCATGTAAgttcaaataaatataaagcAGTAAGTTAGTAACTACAACTGTCCAAATAATCACGAAGGATAATCATACGATCCTATGAGTATAAAGATCTCCTGCCCCTTTATTACTACAAAGTCAGTCAAACGTTTTTACCAATCAAGATGACATAGAAGCTCACTCTATCGTGATCATCCTGAAGAACCATGATCACCATCTCATGACCCCCACGGTAATAATAAATCATACGAGGCACATATCCTCAGCTTACTTTCTCGCTGTTACCCTATAACAGCACCCAATTTGACCGGTGAAGGAAGAGACAAATAATGTGCTTTATACTAGCTTTAAACATTACTCGTGGAGAAAGTTTCAGGTTTCCTTCTTCGAAAATAGGTCACGTGTCCTAACCTAGAGAAGTAACCTAGCCGAAGGTTTGACTTTGAGGGAAGCTTCCAATAAGCAAGGGTATAGATGCTGCGGAAGCTATTTGGCAAGGAAAGTGGGTGGAAGAACTAACCCAGAACACATGCCCTTTGGCTCCAAAGCTCAAAACTGAGTCCTCAAAAGAAATGGTGAAATGAGGGCACAACGATTTCCACCTGGATTACTTAAGGCATCAGCCACTAAGCAATTTCAGGGAAATGCAAGTAGTGTATCTGGTATGGAACTCAGGCCAAGTCAGCTCAgttttgaaatataaaaacaaagcatcCTTATTCgggttaaaaaataaaaccaagacTGAACTGCATAGTatagcacaaactcaatgacCTTGAAACTAATCTTTCATAGTAGGTTTGGTTCTTGGGTCAATaagaagtaaaaagaaaaaaggcttTGAACTTTTGACCACCTTCCATCTCATTCTTTAGGACTAAACAAGAGGAGGGAAAACCATCATCTCCCCTTCTTTTATCATTCGAAATCCATGTTTCCCTTCCATATCCATCATTCTCTGAAACCTTAATATTAGGATTAGCCTTTGTTAAGGAAAAAGTAAAACTAATTTTCTACTACCCACCAAATGAAAATCTCCCTCTCTCAGAGAAACAAGGGAAAAACTCCGACTCCTATTCTTCATCTCTATTCAAACACTTGTCATACAGACATTTTTAACAAGGCCTCCAAGTTTATTCCCTTGGGGTTCATATGACACAGGATCAATCTGTGTTACAATTGCGCTTAGTTAGCACCACAGTCAGCGTTGCACCAATATGTGTAGATTGGGGAAAGGATAGTCACCGGAGGTGGGATGCTTGTTATGGCACCAATCTGGTGAGTGGTGGGTGAAAGGATGAGGGAGGAGGAAAAGGAGCAGACGTCACAAATATATGTGCAGTcgaggagagggagaggaagaTGCAGAAGGAGCATATCCAGCCATTACCCATGTGCCACTGACTCTACTAATAGAGTGCATACTTTACTACGTGGCGTGGCATCTGGATAAAATAGAGCATGCTAAGAAAACCATGG
This window encodes:
- the LOC18793090 gene encoding NADH dehydrogenase [ubiquinone] 1 alpha subcomplex subunit 13-A gives rise to the protein MTEAVIRNKPGMASVKDMPVLQDGPPPGGFAPVRYARRIPNKGPSAVAIFLAAFGAFSWGMYEVGKGNKIRRAIKAEKYAARRAILPVLQAEEDERFVKEWKKYLDYEAEVMKDVPNWKVGASVYNSGRWMPPATGELRPEVW